The genomic segment GGGTTATTTTGGGTGTGGTCCTTCTTGTAGGAGTTCCTGAGATTCTTCGTATATTCCTGGGCCAGGCATTTGTTAGCTATAGGATGCTTGTCTTTGGATTTGCAATGGTTCTTATGATAATCTTAAGACCAGAAGGTATTATTCCATCATTAAGAAGGGCTTATGAATTAAAGGTTAAAAAATAAACACCGCTGAACACACATACAAGGTAAGTGTTTAGTTGGATAAATACATACGCTATTTTGGTATTAAAGAAAGGATTTTAAGCGTCTCAGCATCAGATGGGAAAAGGGAAAGGATACTATTTGCCTCTTTTTGTGCATTTTCATAATCCTTTTTTTGTATATAAATGGCAACAAGGTTTCTTCTCATTAAAATATCATCTGGATTTACCCTTATTGTCTCTTTGCATTTCGAGGTTAAAAATTTTTCCTTGACAAAAGGACTTTGAAGAAAGGATAATTTTAAGATGGCATTTTGGCAACTATATGTATATGATGTATATGACTCTGGTAGGAACAATGGCTACGATATTGGGTGTTTCTTTGGCAGTTTATGCCTTGATAAATAATAAGACTTAGTAGAGAAGAGATGAAGACCGAAGCAAGCTTGACAAGAGAGATGATTGCCAAGATGGAAGAAGGATTAAAAGAAACCAGAAGGGAAATCGTTCAGATGATTGCTTCGGGCCAAAAAGAAATCGCCCATCTAATTGTCGCCGAGGGCGAAAGAACAAGAAGGGAGATAAAAACATGAGGGTTTTAATAAGATGTTTGCTATACAGAGAGAGAGAGAGAGAGAGTAAATCCAAGAAATAAATTATGCTTTGGAATTCCAAGCTTAATAGACCTTTATCTTCACCGCTTACATCCTATATAACCCCTCCTAAAAACCTTAAAAATCAAAAAAATCTTAAAAAATTTAGGAGGTAAAAAAATGTTTAAAAAAGCGTTAAG from the bacterium genome contains:
- a CDS encoding branched-chain amino acid ABC transporter permease — its product is VILGVVLLVGVPEILRIFLGQAFVSYRMLVFGFAMVLMIILRPEGIIPSLRRAYELKVKK